The Sphingobium aromaticiconvertens genome has a segment encoding these proteins:
- a CDS encoding LLM class flavin-dependent oxidoreductase translates to MKLGICSMWGESLDAFREEVRLASDLGFELVTVGDSPAGWHELYVSLTLAALEAPEAILAPLVTSPFMRHPLVTAAALSSLDDLSGGRVALGLATGGSTVMAIGRPPATQKEIRAEFAALRGLFSGDAVEWNGTAVKPLRFARPIPIYYSAFGPKALTLAGEQADGVILFAGEKHLEGLKDRIAAVRAAAAEAGRDPAAIDIWVVSFASIRPSRAEAIDDLKAFIVVNGMAFRTPEALAQVPTQFRGKIDALHDRYDATEHVVVGGRNVALMEELGLTEFLADFDTLAGPVESATAMLQELDAMGVSTFIAALPGHAAPLETIKGLADARRAM, encoded by the coding sequence ATGAAACTCGGTATATGCAGCATGTGGGGAGAGAGCCTGGATGCCTTTCGCGAGGAAGTCAGGCTGGCGTCGGACCTTGGCTTTGAACTGGTCACCGTCGGGGATTCGCCGGCCGGCTGGCATGAGTTGTATGTTTCGCTGACGCTTGCGGCGCTGGAGGCACCGGAAGCCATATTGGCGCCATTGGTGACATCGCCCTTCATGCGTCATCCGCTTGTCACGGCTGCCGCTCTCAGCAGTCTCGACGATCTGTCCGGCGGTCGGGTCGCGCTGGGGCTGGCGACAGGCGGCAGCACGGTGATGGCGATTGGCCGTCCTCCTGCAACACAGAAGGAGATCCGCGCCGAATTCGCTGCGCTGCGAGGTTTGTTTTCCGGCGATGCGGTCGAATGGAACGGGACGGCGGTCAAGCCGCTGCGCTTCGCCCGACCGATTCCGATTTATTATTCCGCTTTCGGCCCCAAGGCGCTGACGCTTGCGGGGGAGCAGGCAGACGGTGTGATCCTGTTCGCAGGCGAAAAGCATCTCGAGGGTCTCAAGGACCGGATCGCCGCGGTTCGTGCTGCGGCGGCGGAAGCTGGCCGCGATCCGGCTGCGATCGACATCTGGGTCGTGTCCTTCGCTTCAATCCGACCGAGCCGGGCGGAGGCGATCGACGACCTGAAGGCCTTTATCGTCGTCAATGGCATGGCATTTCGTACGCCCGAGGCGCTGGCGCAGGTGCCTACCCAGTTTCGCGGCAAAATCGATGCATTGCATGACCGCTATGACGCGACCGAGCATGTCGTCGTTGGCGGCCGGAATGTGGCGCTGATGGAGGAATTGGGGCTGACGGAGTTTCTGGCGGACTTTGATACTTTGGCGGGGCCAGTGGAATCCGCGACCGCGATGTTGCAGGAGCTTGACGCGATGGGCGTCTCCACCTTCATCGCGGCCTTGCCGGGCCATGCAGCGCCGCTGGAGACGATCAAGGGCTTGGCCGATGCGCGGAGGGCGATGTGA
- the cofH gene encoding 5-amino-6-(D-ribitylamino)uracil--L-tyrosine 4-hydroxyphenyl transferase CofH encodes MKAGDVAGLLTSRPLVDMMTAAEAMTLAGHGKRVTYSRKVFIPLTKLCRDVCHYCTFATTPAHVADAYLSPDEVLAIARAGVAAGCHEALFTLGDRPEERYSAARDALARLGHSSTLSYLAEMAELVLRETGLLPHLNPGLMNAADYAMLRPHAASMGIMLESSAESLCVRGGAHFGSPDKEPTRRLAAIAEAGHAKVPFTTGLLIGIGETRWDQIDALVAIRDLHRLHGHIQEVIIQNFRAKRGTRMATHQEPTLNDHLWAIAAARLILGPDMTIQAPPNLHDRVDLAPLIRAGVNDWGGVSPVTPDHVNPEAPWPHLEILEGATQAAGRRLTQRLAIGPRYALAAHDWAAPAIATQVLRAIDARGLPKLDDWAAGRGDAAPDLMVGKADGASAQFQSILDRAEGGERLSEGEIVTLFDAEGDDLAAIIMQADRLRRQTAGDTLSYAVNRNINYTNICLYKCGFCAFSKGSTKAMRGPAYRLDMAEVGRRAAEAWDRGATEVCLQGGIHPDYDGNTYLDVLRTVRQAAPDIHIHAFSPLEVTHGARTLGLLLEDYLAQLKSAGLSTLPGTAAEILDPEIRDIICADKVTANEWIEVMRVAHGIGLRSTATIMFGHVEQYRHWARHLLRIRALQEQTGGFTEFVPLPFVHMEAPIWRKGLARSGPSYRESVLMHAIARIVLHPVITNIQVSWVKMGPEGAAAILDAGANDMGGTLMDESITRAAGGVNGQEFGPAEMRALAASVGRPVRQRTTLYQDVPDRTATGFVAAQSED; translated from the coding sequence ATGAAAGCTGGCGATGTTGCCGGACTGCTGACTTCGCGACCGCTGGTCGACATGATGACAGCAGCAGAGGCCATGACGCTCGCGGGGCACGGCAAGCGGGTGACCTACTCGCGCAAGGTTTTCATTCCGCTCACAAAATTATGCCGTGACGTCTGTCATTATTGCACCTTTGCGACCACGCCGGCGCATGTGGCGGATGCATATCTCAGCCCGGATGAGGTGCTGGCGATTGCGCGGGCGGGTGTGGCGGCGGGGTGTCACGAGGCGTTGTTCACGTTGGGGGACCGTCCAGAAGAACGTTATTCTGCCGCGCGTGATGCGCTGGCACGGCTGGGCCATAGCTCGACACTTTCCTATCTGGCCGAGATGGCCGAACTTGTGTTGCGTGAAACAGGGTTGCTGCCCCACCTCAATCCCGGGCTGATGAATGCCGCCGATTATGCGATGCTACGGCCCCATGCAGCGTCCATGGGCATCATGCTGGAAAGCAGCGCCGAAAGTCTGTGTGTACGCGGTGGCGCGCATTTCGGGTCGCCTGACAAGGAGCCGACGCGACGGCTGGCGGCGATTGCAGAGGCGGGGCACGCGAAGGTGCCTTTCACGACTGGCTTGCTCATCGGCATCGGCGAGACGCGCTGGGATCAAATCGACGCCCTGGTGGCGATCCGCGACCTGCATCGCCTTCATGGCCATATCCAGGAAGTCATCATCCAGAATTTCCGTGCCAAGCGGGGGACAAGGATGGCGACGCATCAGGAACCTACGCTCAACGATCATCTCTGGGCAATTGCCGCAGCGCGACTGATCCTGGGACCGGACATGACGATCCAGGCGCCGCCCAATCTGCATGACCGTGTCGATCTGGCGCCGCTCATCCGGGCCGGGGTCAATGACTGGGGTGGTGTGTCTCCGGTTACGCCTGATCATGTCAATCCCGAAGCGCCCTGGCCGCATCTGGAGATATTGGAGGGCGCGACCCAGGCGGCGGGGCGGAGGCTTACCCAACGTCTCGCCATTGGTCCTCGCTATGCGCTGGCGGCGCATGACTGGGCGGCCCCTGCGATCGCGACACAGGTTCTGCGCGCGATTGATGCGCGCGGCCTGCCCAAGCTGGACGACTGGGCGGCCGGGCGTGGTGACGCCGCGCCGGATTTGATGGTGGGAAAGGCAGATGGTGCCTCTGCCCAGTTTCAGTCGATCCTTGATCGTGCGGAGGGTGGAGAGAGGCTGAGCGAAGGGGAGATCGTGACCCTGTTCGATGCCGAAGGGGACGATCTGGCCGCCATCATCATGCAGGCGGACCGATTGCGTCGCCAGACAGCCGGCGACACGCTGAGCTATGCCGTCAACCGCAACATTAATTACACCAATATCTGCCTCTACAAATGCGGCTTTTGTGCTTTTTCCAAGGGCAGTACCAAGGCGATGCGCGGTCCCGCCTACCGGCTCGATATGGCCGAGGTCGGACGGCGTGCGGCAGAAGCCTGGGATCGCGGAGCGACCGAAGTGTGCCTTCAGGGGGGGATCCATCCCGATTATGACGGCAACACCTATCTGGACGTGCTAAGGACCGTGCGCCAAGCAGCGCCCGACATCCACATCCACGCCTTCTCTCCCCTGGAAGTGACGCATGGCGCGCGCACGCTGGGTTTGCTGTTGGAAGATTATCTGGCCCAGCTCAAAAGCGCCGGGCTGTCGACCCTGCCGGGTACGGCGGCCGAGATACTGGACCCGGAAATCCGCGACATTATCTGTGCGGATAAAGTGACGGCGAACGAATGGATCGAAGTGATGCGCGTTGCCCACGGGATCGGCCTACGCAGCACCGCGACGATCATGTTCGGTCATGTCGAACAATATCGCCACTGGGCGCGGCACCTGCTGCGTATCCGGGCGCTTCAGGAACAGACTGGTGGCTTTACCGAATTTGTGCCGCTCCCCTTCGTTCACATGGAAGCCCCGATCTGGCGCAAGGGGCTGGCGCGGTCCGGGCCCAGCTATCGTGAATCCGTATTGATGCACGCTATCGCGCGGATCGTCCTGCATCCGGTCATCACCAATATACAGGTGTCGTGGGTAAAAATGGGGCCAGAGGGCGCGGCAGCGATCCTCGACGCCGGGGCCAATGACATGGGTGGCACATTGATGGATGAATCGATCACGCGCGCAGCGGGTGGCGTCAATGGCCAGGAATTTGGTCCGGCAGAGATGCGCGCACTCGCGGCGTCGGTAGGTCGGCCGGTGCGCCAACGGACTACCCTCTACCAAGACGTGCCGGACAGAACTGCGACCGGCTTCGTGGCCGCCCAATCGGAGGATTGA
- the npdG gene encoding NADPH-dependent F420 reductase, which translates to MTFPTIAVVGGTGNLGAAIAWRLARAGYPVIIGSRGAESAEKAAAELGHGLRGATNADAASAAEIVIVTVPFAAQDSTLAGIAPHVVGKLVVDTTVPLVPPKVMRVQLPAEGSAALKAQAVLGEGVTLVSAFHNVAAHKLAKDVDVGCDVLVFGDDKAARGRVVALADAMGLRGLHGGALANSAAAEAMTSILIFLNKTYKVDGAGIRITGDLVPIEE; encoded by the coding sequence ATGACTTTCCCGACCATCGCCGTGGTCGGCGGCACCGGCAATCTGGGCGCGGCAATCGCCTGGCGCCTGGCGCGCGCAGGTTATCCCGTCATCATCGGCTCGCGCGGTGCGGAGAGCGCGGAGAAGGCTGCGGCCGAACTTGGCCATGGACTGCGCGGCGCAACCAATGCCGATGCGGCGTCAGCGGCGGAGATCGTCATTGTCACGGTGCCGTTCGCAGCGCAGGACTCGACTCTTGCAGGTATCGCGCCTCATGTGGTGGGCAAGCTGGTAGTCGACACGACCGTGCCGCTGGTCCCGCCCAAGGTGATGCGTGTGCAACTGCCCGCTGAAGGATCAGCCGCGCTCAAGGCACAGGCCGTTCTTGGGGAAGGCGTCACACTGGTTTCGGCGTTCCACAATGTCGCCGCGCACAAGCTGGCCAAGGATGTCGACGTGGGCTGCGACGTGCTCGTCTTTGGTGACGACAAGGCGGCGCGAGGGCGGGTCGTGGCGCTGGCCGACGCGATGGGTCTGCGCGGATTGCACGGCGGCGCACTGGCCAATTCGGCAGCTGCGGAGGCAATGACGTCGATCCTGATCTTCCTGAACAAGACCTATAAGGTTGATGGCGCGGGCATTCGTATCACGGGCGACCTTGTTCCAATTGAGGAATGA